A single window of Leptolyngbya ohadii IS1 DNA harbors:
- a CDS encoding cell division protein SepF, giving the protein MVQGILPTAIENCADIENCVDIENHESQLYSQIAQGLEKRKIIYLQEFLHMGEQLRNVVDLASRSGRQPEIILIEIQTFYQVTLVIEALRAQKAVCLNLSLIDAETAQRVIDFLMGGAYAIDCQPTCIGEEVFLLTPDRVVLSQGVLSQPQEQE; this is encoded by the coding sequence ATGGTTCAGGGCATTCTACCAACGGCTATTGAGAATTGTGCGGATATCGAGAATTGTGTGGATATTGAAAATCACGAAAGTCAACTGTATTCGCAGATTGCTCAGGGACTAGAGAAAAGAAAAATAATCTATCTGCAAGAATTTCTGCATATGGGAGAACAGCTTCGGAACGTTGTAGATCTGGCTTCCAGGTCGGGCAGGCAGCCTGAAATCATCCTGATCGAAATCCAAACTTTCTATCAGGTTACGCTGGTGATCGAAGCGCTGAGGGCACAGAAGGCAGTTTGCCTGAATTTGTCGCTGATTGATGCAGAAACGGCGCAACGGGTCATTGATTTTCTAATGGGTGGAGCGTATGCCATTGACTGCCAGCCGACCTGCATTGGTGAAGAGGTCTTTCTGCTCACGCCCGATCGGGTTGTTCTCAGTCAAGGCGTTCTCAGTCAACCTCAGGAACAGGAGTAG
- a CDS encoding type III-B CRISPR-associated protein Cas10/Cmr2 has product MSQFFWKVKLQILLKHLHGHSVCPDWREPDRMLVEQLNCLGECVVAGEPSSFPPIPIEVRVCPDARKVFWWFWRCYPQWAENRANANPVLPSNFQHSVWTQSVWTQSAWTQLSLATALKGASLGYFPYLEDYLVQETLACSSRPYLARYTFTFVPKPVSASVSKPVSGSVSKLVSKPIHNSILQDSQMRSLLAYYFAARICWKIAWKYGPDILLSIDPSIQRLMDYWLLQEYPEFSPLIPRSPEQSRAEPNTLTMILPDNGSADTMKGNPVWAAMVYAEQVLQQEWSMVDQRSLETLYSQNPELQTVCDQESENWWRSWLQSHAASQWQSSWIAMPIPDCPEFPLILSGSAPSIALSAHQNRIDESQQQLEAVQPAPVWKIPTVFSLRENPSDVVE; this is encoded by the coding sequence ATGTCCCAATTCTTTTGGAAGGTTAAGCTTCAGATCTTGCTAAAACACCTGCACGGTCATTCTGTCTGTCCCGATTGGCGGGAGCCGGATAGAATGCTGGTAGAGCAGCTGAACTGTCTGGGGGAATGTGTTGTCGCAGGAGAGCCTTCTTCCTTCCCCCCTATTCCGATCGAGGTTCGGGTCTGTCCAGATGCCCGAAAAGTGTTCTGGTGGTTTTGGCGATGCTATCCACAGTGGGCTGAAAATCGGGCTAATGCCAATCCGGTACTTCCCTCTAACTTTCAACATTCAGTTTGGACTCAGTCTGTCTGGACTCAGTCTGCTTGGACTCAGCTCAGTCTGGCGACTGCTTTAAAGGGTGCGAGTCTGGGCTATTTTCCCTACCTGGAAGACTATTTGGTGCAGGAAACCCTTGCCTGTTCTTCCCGTCCTTATCTGGCTCGCTATACGTTTACATTTGTTCCGAAACCCGTTTCAGCCTCTGTTTCAAAGCCCGTTTCAGGCTCCGTTTCAAAGCTCGTTTCAAAACCCATTCACAATAGTATTCTTCAGGATAGCCAGATGCGATCGCTGCTAGCTTACTATTTTGCTGCCAGAATCTGCTGGAAAATCGCCTGGAAATATGGTCCGGATATTCTTCTTTCGATCGATCCGTCTATCCAGCGGCTCATGGACTATTGGCTATTGCAGGAATATCCTGAGTTTTCACCGTTAATTCCGCGCTCCCCTGAGCAGAGCAGGGCTGAACCTAACACGCTGACGATGATTTTGCCTGATAACGGTTCTGCTGACACCATGAAGGGAAATCCGGTCTGGGCAGCAATGGTGTATGCCGAGCAGGTTCTTCAGCAGGAATGGTCGATGGTGGATCAACGCAGTTTAGAGACGCTGTATTCGCAAAACCCTGAGCTGCAAACCGTTTGTGATCAGGAATCAGAGAACTGGTGGCGATCGTGGCTCCAGTCCCATGCAGCATCTCAGTGGCAGTCTTCCTGGATTGCGATGCCCATCCCCGATTGCCCTGAATTTCCGTTGATCTTGTCGGGTTCTGCTCCATCGATCGCCCTATCCGCGCATCAAAATCGGATTGACGAATCCCAGCAGCAGCTAGAAGCCGTCCAGCCTGCGCCAGTCTGGAAAATTCCAACTGTGTTTAGCTTGCGGGAGAATCCGTCCGATGTTGTTGAATAG